From the genome of Ziziphus jujuba cultivar Dongzao chromosome 6, ASM3175591v1, one region includes:
- the LOC107419385 gene encoding UDP-glucuronate 4-epimerase 3, whose amino-acid sequence MSQLKTLSHLDSVPSTPGKFKPDKSTPYVHRFRFYTSLSRLTLWSSFFLAFIIFCFFFSSSSPPPSSRRSLGDSWGGRDWERRVSRSARKHTSSGLTVLVTGAAGFVGTHVSIALKRRGDGVLGLDNFNRYYDPSLKRARQKLLERSGVFVVEGDINDSSLLKKLFEVVAFTHVMHLAAQAGVRFAMQNPGSYVHSNIAGLVNLLEVCKSADPQPAIVWASSSSVYGLNSKVPFSEKDRTDQPASLYAATKKAGEEIAHTYNHIYGLSITGLRFFTVYGPWGRPDMAYYFFTKDILKGKSITVFEAPNHGTVARDFTYIDDIVKGCLAALDTAKKSTGSGGKKKGPAQLRVFNLGNTSPVPVGQLVSILEKLLKVKAKRKVLPMPRNGDVKFTHANISSAYRELGYKPTTDLETGLKKFVRWYLSYHSGSKKKSSW is encoded by the coding sequence ATGTCACAGCTGAAGACTCTTTCACACCTTGATAGCGTGCCATCGACGCCAGGAAAGTTCAAGCCGGACAAATCCACGCCGTATGTTCACCGTTTCCGATTCTACACCTCACTTTCCAGACTAACCCTTTGGTCGTCTTTCTTCCTCGCCTTTAtaattttctgtttctttttctcttcctcttcgcCTCCTCCTTCGTCTCGTCGATCCCTCGGCGATTCCTGGGGTGGCCGTGACTGGGAACGGCGAGTAAGCCGCTCGGCTCGCAAGCACACTAGCTCCGGCTTAACGGTGCTTGTAACCGGCGCTGCTGGGTTCGTCGGAACCCATGTCTCCATTGCACTGAAGCGGCGCGGTGATGGCGTCCTTGGGCTTGACAATTTCAATCGCTACTATGACCCTAGTCTCAAACGCGCTCGCCAAAAGCTTCTTGAGCGTTCTGGGGTTTTCGTCGTCGAAGGAGATATCAACGACTCGTCGCTTCTCAAGAAGCTTTTCGAGGTTGTTGCGTTTACCCATGTAATGCACCTTGCAGCGCAGGCCGGTGTGCGTTTCGCTATGCAGAATCCGGGTTCATATGTGCACAGCAACATTGCTGGGCTTGTGAACCTCCTCGAAGTTTGCAAGTCCGCAGATCCGCAGCCGGCGATCGTCTGGGCATCGTCGAGCTCGGTGTATGGGCTTAATTCTAAGGTACCCTTTTCGGAGAAAGATCGGACCGATCAACCTGCGAGCCTTTACGCGGCGACGAAGAAGGCTGGTGAGGAAATCGCTCATACTTATAACCATATTTATGGGCTTTCGATTACTGGGTTGCGGTTTTTCACAGTTTATGGACCTTGGGGTCGACCGGATATGGCGTATTACTTCTTCACCAAGGATATTCTTAAGGGAAAATCGATTACTGTCTTTGAAGCTCCTAATCATGGAACTGTTGCTAGAGACTTTACctatattgatgatattgtgAAAGGGTGTTTAGCGGCTCTTGATACAGCGAAGAAAAGCACTGGGAGTGGTGGGAAGAAGAAAGGTCCTGCTCAATTGAGAGTTTTCAATTTGGGTAATACTTCACCGGTACCGGTTGGTCAGCTTGTAAGCATATTGGAGAAACTTTTGAAGGTGAAGGCTAAGAGGAAGGTTTTGCCGATGCCTAGGAATGGCGATGTGAAATTTACACATGCAAATATAAGTTCAGCATACAGAGAGCTCGGATATAAGCCTACGACTGATTTGGAAACTGGGCTCAAGAAGTTCGTTCGTTGGTATCTGAGTTATCATTCAGGTTCGAAGAAGAAGAGTTCCTGGTGA